In a genomic window of Dyadobacter fermentans DSM 18053:
- a CDS encoding glycosyl hydrolase family 28 protein produces the protein MNFKHLLFAVLMLAFVSRVSAREITPNDFKGTDSQRIQKAVQAAGKAGGVVKIPAFNANKSNIWKLDEAILLPSNITVLLENCTIQLSDSCRDNMFRSDNVGAGIQNPVWNKNIHLIGIGQVLLKGADNPRATGDAARQLSLDPDADKKKGNWRISYGTDAARPDRKQTGDWRNIMILIAQVDGFSLKNVRIENSHAWAVSFERTHNAELSDIYLHNPEEITVKGRKVRVFNKDGIDLRQGCKNFRITNISGFTGDDFIALSSLDVKSALIAENGSLQSTMVTKSRWYGPQDDTEQIFISNITCESICRGVAIRASDSSGVHHVYVNGLVSREAVGEGGRHNALLIGGKGYGALSEPGKINNIYAMNIMSTGQSAVMVEAPVRDCHFMNILYSGRDQHVVNYAFDRQAMQNVTEESLRKVN, from the coding sequence ATGAACTTCAAACATTTGCTTTTTGCTGTCCTCATGCTGGCGTTCGTTTCCCGGGTTTCGGCCCGGGAAATCACCCCGAACGATTTCAAAGGTACCGACAGCCAGCGTATCCAAAAGGCGGTTCAGGCGGCCGGTAAGGCAGGGGGAGTCGTAAAAATCCCTGCCTTCAATGCCAATAAATCCAACATATGGAAGCTCGACGAGGCGATTCTCCTGCCGAGCAACATCACGGTGCTGCTGGAAAATTGTACCATCCAGCTTTCCGACTCGTGCCGCGATAATATGTTCCGCAGCGACAATGTGGGGGCTGGCATCCAGAACCCGGTTTGGAACAAAAACATCCATTTGATCGGCATCGGCCAGGTATTGCTCAAAGGCGCCGACAATCCCCGTGCTACCGGCGATGCAGCCCGGCAACTGAGCCTCGATCCCGACGCCGACAAGAAGAAGGGCAACTGGCGTATCAGCTACGGCACCGACGCCGCCCGGCCCGACCGCAAGCAAACCGGCGATTGGAGGAACATCATGATCCTGATTGCACAGGTGGATGGTTTTTCACTCAAAAACGTGCGGATCGAGAATTCGCACGCCTGGGCGGTGAGCTTTGAACGCACGCACAATGCCGAACTGAGCGATATTTACCTGCACAACCCGGAAGAAATCACCGTGAAAGGCAGGAAAGTGAGGGTATTTAACAAAGACGGCATTGATCTCCGGCAAGGCTGCAAGAACTTCCGGATCACCAACATTTCCGGTTTCACGGGCGATGATTTCATTGCACTTTCGAGCCTGGACGTGAAATCCGCGCTGATCGCCGAAAACGGCAGCCTGCAATCCACGATGGTGACCAAAAGCCGCTGGTATGGCCCGCAGGACGATACCGAGCAGATTTTCATCAGCAACATCACCTGCGAATCCATTTGCCGGGGCGTGGCGATCCGCGCCAGCGACAGCTCGGGCGTGCATCACGTGTATGTGAACGGCCTCGTGTCACGCGAGGCGGTAGGCGAGGGCGGGCGGCACAATGCGCTCCTTATTGGCGGCAAGGGCTACGGCGCGTTGTCGGAGCCGGGCAAGATTAACAATATTTATGCGATGAACATCATGTCCACCGGCCAGTCGGCAGTGATGGTGGAAGCACCCGTGCGCGATTGCCATTTCATGAATATCCTCTATTCCGGCCGCGACCAGCATGTGGTAAACTACGCATTCGACCGGCAGGCGATGCAAAACGTGACCGAGGAATCGCTGCGAAAGGTGAATTGA
- a CDS encoding ABC transporter ATP-binding protein, whose translation MLEAINLTKKYGQHTALNSLNLNIGEGEIFALLGQNGAGKTTTINLFLGFIEPTSGEARINGISVAEHPQEIKQYLAYIPETVMLYPNLTGIENLEYFSALAGFDYSKNELRGLLATAGLQSQAFDQKLAGYSKGMRQKVGIAIAVAKKAKILLLDEPTSGLDPKASNEFSEIIKTLAAQGTAILMATHDIFRAKEVASRIGIMKEGTLQSVIDAASISANELEALYLKTV comes from the coding sequence ATGCTTGAAGCGATTAACCTCACTAAAAAATACGGCCAGCACACCGCCCTGAACAGCCTGAACCTGAACATCGGCGAAGGGGAGATATTTGCGCTGCTGGGCCAGAACGGCGCGGGCAAAACCACGACTATCAATCTCTTTCTGGGCTTCATCGAACCGACCTCCGGCGAGGCGCGCATCAACGGCATTTCGGTGGCCGAGCATCCGCAGGAAATCAAGCAATACCTGGCCTATATTCCCGAAACGGTCATGCTTTACCCAAATTTGACGGGGATCGAAAACCTGGAATATTTCTCTGCATTGGCCGGTTTTGATTATTCCAAAAACGAGCTGCGGGGCCTGCTGGCCACCGCCGGACTGCAATCACAAGCATTCGACCAGAAACTGGCCGGGTATTCTAAGGGAATGCGGCAGAAAGTGGGAATCGCCATCGCCGTGGCAAAAAAAGCGAAAATCCTGCTCCTCGATGAGCCTACCAGCGGCCTGGACCCGAAGGCCTCCAATGAGTTTTCGGAGATCATCAAAACACTCGCGGCGCAGGGAACGGCCATTCTGATGGCTACGCACGATATTTTCAGGGCCAAGGAAGTGGCCAGCCGCATCGGCATTATGAAGGAAGGGACGTTGCAGTCGGTGATAGACGCGGCTTCCATTTCCGCCAATGAACTGGAAGCGCTCTACCTGAAAACCGTTTGA
- a CDS encoding ABC transporter permease gives MKIPQKVLFLEAKNFLLGRTVLIGAIALLLFGCYGFYHGSQVIGHQQQTIASVPTVQQAHLQEIAEHGAGKPAGSTAYYPFFYTTNPASPWAGFSIGQRDVNPFSLKVKMLAIEGQLYDSELTNPLTLLVGNLDAAFVFIFLFPLLIIAFTYNALSEEQENGVWKIVRTTTGSIGAAIGGKLLVRFGMILAATLLLFALAVISLGLPLTAPTFQLLAIVLLYAIFWFSLSVLVVALGKNSAFNATTLVCVWIFLCILFPGVANIAVNRSVPVPEAAETAIRQREGYHAKWDEPKQPTMEKFYAVYPQYRRYPIPDDRYSPGWYYAMQFSGDLESAYSSEKLFGKLQQRQTLSERIAGFNPVIAAQQSLNKVANTDLTSHIRYLESVKAHHRQVREYFYPFIFENTPTEDVNWAGYPAYRPNAYVNETIGGGAMAIAVWAVLSVVASLLLFKRNFIQIKDIQNA, from the coding sequence ATGAAAATCCCTCAAAAAGTATTGTTCCTCGAAGCAAAAAACTTCCTGCTGGGCCGTACGGTGCTGATCGGCGCCATTGCGCTGCTGCTTTTCGGGTGTTATGGATTTTACCACGGAAGCCAGGTCATTGGTCATCAGCAGCAAACGATCGCCTCCGTGCCGACCGTCCAGCAAGCGCATTTACAGGAAATTGCCGAACATGGCGCGGGCAAACCGGCCGGCTCCACGGCCTATTACCCGTTTTTTTACACAACGAACCCCGCTTCGCCCTGGGCCGGGTTTTCCATCGGCCAGCGGGATGTGAACCCATTCAGCCTGAAAGTGAAAATGCTGGCGATCGAAGGCCAGCTGTACGATTCGGAACTGACCAACCCGCTTACATTGCTTGTGGGTAACCTGGATGCGGCGTTTGTATTCATCTTTCTTTTTCCGCTGCTGATCATCGCATTCACTTATAATGCACTGTCGGAAGAGCAGGAAAACGGCGTTTGGAAGATTGTGCGCACCACCACCGGGAGTATCGGCGCGGCTATCGGCGGGAAGCTGCTGGTCCGCTTCGGCATGATCCTCGCCGCGACGCTGCTGCTGTTTGCCCTGGCGGTGATTTCGTTGGGATTGCCGCTCACGGCTCCCACTTTTCAGTTGCTGGCGATTGTGCTGCTGTATGCGATCTTCTGGTTCTCGTTGTCGGTGCTGGTGGTTGCGCTGGGTAAAAACTCGGCTTTCAATGCCACTACGCTGGTTTGCGTATGGATTTTCCTTTGCATTCTGTTTCCGGGCGTGGCCAACATTGCCGTCAACCGCTCGGTGCCGGTGCCGGAAGCGGCCGAAACGGCGATCCGCCAGCGCGAGGGCTACCATGCCAAATGGGACGAGCCGAAGCAGCCCACGATGGAGAAGTTTTACGCCGTGTATCCGCAGTACCGCCGCTACCCGATTCCCGACGACCGGTATTCGCCCGGCTGGTATTATGCCATGCAATTTTCGGGGGACCTGGAATCGGCCTACTCGTCCGAAAAGCTGTTCGGGAAGCTGCAACAGCGGCAAACGCTGTCCGAGCGCATTGCGGGCTTCAACCCGGTGATCGCCGCCCAGCAATCGCTCAACAAGGTGGCGAACACCGATCTCACGAGCCATATCCGCTACCTGGAATCGGTGAAAGCGCACCACCGGCAGGTCCGGGAGTATTTCTATCCATTTATTTTTGAAAACACCCCCACCGAGGATGTCAACTGGGCCGGCTACCCTGCCTACCGCCCCAATGCCTATGTCAATGAGACGATCGGCGGCGGAGCGATGGCCATTGCGGTGTGGGCCGTGCTTTCAGTGGTGGCTTCGCTGCTGCTTTTCAAGAGAAATTTCATTCAGATCAAAGACATACAAAATGCTTGA